The following is a genomic window from Deltaproteobacteria bacterium.
CCGCGTGCACTGCATGCACGCCATTCCGAAACACTCGAATATTGCCCATATGCCCTGCCCTCCTTCGCTCCCATTATCGGCCGCATGCTGAATAAGTTGCGTGGAGAGATATCTGCGTGATCCATCACCCCACCTGCCCTAATTGCAGCCGCTCGCCCCAGTGGGCGATGACGGCGGTGCGGAGAGCGGGGTTGGCGGCGAGCGTCGGGTCGTCGTGGATCAGTTGGAATGCGGCGTCACGGGCCTCGCGCAGGACGTCGGCGTCTTCGAGCAACCGCGTGACACGAAAACCGGGGAGACCCGATTGGCGAGTGCCGAGGAATTCGCCGGGACCGCGCAGCCGCAGATCCTCTTCGGCTATCCGGAAGCCGTCGGTCGTTTCACACAAGACTCTCAAACGCGCATAGGCCTCGTCGCCCAAGCGATTACTGCTGACGAGAATGCAATACGATTGATGCATGCCGCGTCCCACGCGGCCGCGGAGTTGATGCAATTGCGATAATCCAAAACGTTCCGCGTGCTCGATCACCATTACCGACGCATTCGGGACGTCGACGCCCACTTCCACTACTGACGTCGTCGCGAGGATCTGCGCGTCACCCGACTTGAAGGCTTGCATCACGGCGGCCTTTTCGTCGGTCTCCATTCGGCCGTGCAGCAGGGCCACGCGATAGGTCGGGCCAAAGGCCACCGTCAGTTCAGCCGCCATATCCGTGGCGTTTTTCAGATCCACTTTTTCGCTTTCGGCGACTAACGGATAGACGACGTAGGCTTGGCGTCCGCGGGCCAGTTCTTTGCGCATCCCGTCGTACAAGCGCACGCGCTGCACTTCAGTGTAGTGCTTCGTGACGATCGGCGTGCGGCCGACCGGCAATTCATCCAACACCGACGTGTCGAGGTCGCCGAAATAGGTCATCGCGAGCGTCCGCGGAATCGGCGTGGCCGACAGGACCAACAAATGTGGGCACGTTGCCTTTTGGTGCAACACGAAACGCTGCATCACACCAAAGCGGTGTTGCTCGTCGATCACGATCAGTCCGAGACGCGCGAATTGGATATCGTCTTCCAGCAATGCGTGTGTCCCGATCAGCAACGGCAATTCCCCGGCGCCCAGCTGCGCGACGATTTGGCGCCGTTCCGCCGTGCGGGTCTTGGCCGTCAGCAGCGCCAACGGGATCCCGAGTTGGGCACACCACGGAGTCAGCGTCTGCCGATGTTGTTCGGCCAAGATCTCAGTCGGGGCCATAAACGCAACTTGCCAGCCGGCCGCGATCGCCTGCACACAGGCCCCAGCGGCAACGGCGGTCTTGCCGCTGCCGACATCGCCTTGCACTAAGCGTTGCATCGGACGGCCGGATTGTAAGTCGGTCGCGATTTCGGACCAGACGCGCCGTTGCGCCACCGTCAGCGTGAACGGGAAACAGCTGCAGAGCGCGGTTTCGCGGGCTGGGTCCCACGGGATGCGCGCGGCGCTCCGTTGTTCCACTTGGGCACGCCGCAACGCGAGGCCCAGTTCAAGCAACAGGGCCTCTTCAAAAATGAGTCGTCGGTGCGCGGCACTGCGACGCGCGTTCAACGCGGCAACATCCGTGGTTGCCTCGGGAAAATGCAGCGCCTCCAGCGCCTCGCGTCGACCGATCAGTTGATAGTGGTCCGCCAACGCTGGCGGGAGCGGGTCCGTCAGCTGCGGGGCAAAACGGTCCCAGGCGACCGCGACGATCTTGCGCACGA
Proteins encoded in this region:
- the recG gene encoding ATP-dependent DNA helicase RecG → MQDLSTPVQYLKGVGPGLAARLLRLEIRTVADLLWHLPHRYIDRRQIDRTGDVAVGPERSVLARVRSCGAGVIGRQRRPVFEVLCDDGSGPVVAKWFHFREDYLRRILPVGQWVLLYGEVTQFGGVKQFIHPEIEAVDDGTDANTAARLLPVYPLTEGVSQRLVRKIVAVAWDRFAPQLTDPLPPALADHYQLIGRREALEALHFPEATTDVAALNARRSAAHRRLIFEEALLLELGLALRRAQVEQRSAARIPWDPARETALCSCFPFTLTVAQRRVWSEIATDLQSGRPMQRLVQGDVGSGKTAVAAGACVQAIAAGWQVAFMAPTEILAEQHRQTLTPWCAQLGIPLALLTAKTRTAERRQIVAQLGAGELPLLIGTHALLEDDIQFARLGLIVIDEQHRFGVMQRFVLHQKATCPHLLVLSATPIPRTLAMTYFGDLDTSVLDELPVGRTPIVTKHYTEVQRVRLYDGMRKELARGRQAYVVYPLVAESEKVDLKNATDMAAELTVAFGPTYRVALLHGRMETDEKAAVMQAFKSGDAQILATTSVVEVGVDVPNASVMVIEHAERFGLSQLHQLRGRVGRGMHQSYCILVSSNRLGDEAYARLRVLCETTDGFRIAEEDLRLRGPGEFLGTRQSGLPGFRVTRLLEDADVLREARDAAFQLIHDDPTLAANPALRTAVIAHWGERLQLGQVG